Within Desulfolithobacter dissulfuricans, the genomic segment CAAGTTTCAGTACCCTGAGGGGATTCTGGGTTACCAGAGGCTCATATCCCATTGCTTCACTCCGTATATCTAACGTTTCTGTCCGAATACTGCCGCGGCGAACACCCGTGCAGGATGACGAATCAGCCAGGCGAACCATGAACACCCTCCCCTGATAACAGGAGAGGATCACGCATAACTTTAATTATTTTTCCGTTCTTCTTCGTATTTCTTGACCAACTCGTCGGCCACGCTCTTGGGCACCTGCTTGTAGGAATCGAACTCCATGGTGAACTCGGCCTTGCCCTGGGTAAGCGACCGCAGGGTGGTAGAGTAGCCAAACATCTCCGAGAGCGGCACCTCAGCCTCGACCACGGTATAGTTGCCTTCCTCGAAGGTTCCGACAATCACGCCGCGGCGCTGGTTCAGGCTGCCCATGACCGCGCCCTGGAACTCGGAGGGACCCTCGACGGCAACCTTCATGATCGGCTCCATGATAATGGGGCCGGCTTTCTGGAAGCCCTGCTTGAAGGCGCCTTTGGCCGCCTGCTGGAAGGCCATGTCCGAGGAGTCCACCGAATGGAAGCTACCATCATTGATGACCACCCGGATACCTGTGATGGGCGAGCCGGTGAGCGGACCTTTTTCCATGGATGCCTGAAAACCCTTGTCACAGGAGGGAATGTATTCCCTGGGGATGACACCACCGACGATCTCATCGACAAACTCGTACTCGCCCTCTTCCAGCGGTTCCATGTAGCCTGCCACCCGGCCGAACTGACCTGAACCACCGGTCTGCTTCTTGTGAGTGTAGTCGAAATCCGCCCGCTGGGTAATGGCCTCGCGATAGGCGACCCGGGGGGCTCCGACCTCGACCTCGGCCTTATATTCGCGCTTCATCCGTTCGATATACACTTCCAGGTGCAGCTCGCCCATGCCGGAGATGATCGTCTCACCGGTCTCATGGTCGACAAAGGAACGGAAGGTGGGATCTTCCTTGCAGAAGCGATTGAGCGCCTTGGACAGGTTGGCCTGAGCCTTGTTGTCCACCGGGGTGATGGCCAGGGAGATAACCGGATTGGGTACATGCATGGAGCTCATGGACCAGTTGATATCTTCGCTGCAGAAGGTATCACCGGAGGCACAGTCGACGCCAAAGAGGGCAACGATATCACCGGCGCTGGTCCCTTCGATTTCCTCCATCTGATCCGCGTGCATACGAACAAGCCGGCCGACCTTGGTCTTCTTGCCGGTCCGGGTGTTGATGATGGTATCACCCTTGTTGATTGTACCCTGGTAGGTTCGGATATAGGTCAGCTGCCCATACCTGCCGTCTTCAAGCTTGAAGGCCAGGGCCACCAGCGGATCATGGGGATCATTGGAGACCGTGACTTCGGCCTCGTCCCTGTCCAGGTCCAGGGCCGTGTTCTCGACTTCGGTAGGACACGGCAGATAGGCGTTGACCGCGTCCAGCAGCGGCTGTACACCCTTGTTCTTGTAGGCCGAACCGATCATCACCGGGGTCAGCTCGAGGCTGAGCACACCCTTGCGGATAGCGTCATGGATCATCTCTTCGGTGGGTTCCCTCTCTTCCAGAATGGCTTCCATGAGTTCATCGGAAAACATGGAGACATTGTCGAGAAGTTCCTCCCGCTTCTCAGCGGCCTCTTCCTTGAGATGATCCGGGATCTCTTCGTAGCGGACATCGTCACCCTGCTCGCCATCGAAATAGACTGCCTTCATGGAGACCAGGTCGACCACACCTTCGAGCTCACTCTCCAGGCCGATGGGCAGCTGGATCATGATGGCGTTGAGGTCGAGTTTGTCACGCAGCTGCTGGGTGACGCGGTAGGGGTTGGCGCCGGTGCGGTCGCACTTGTTGATAAAGGCGATCCGCGGAACCTTGTACCGGGTCATCTGCCGGTTGACGGTAATGGACTGGGACTGCACACCGCCGACGGAACAGAGTATGAGAATGGCACCGTCGAGAACCCGCAGGGCCCGTTCCACCTCGATGGTGAAGTCCACGTGACCGGGAGTGTCGATGATATTGATGTGGTGATCCTTCCAACTGCAGAAGGTGGCCGCGGACTGGATGGTGATGCCGCGCTCCTTCTCGAGCTCCATGGAATCCATGGTGGCGCCGACGCCGTCCTTGCCACGTACCTCGTGGATGGCATGGATACGACGGGTATAATACAGAATCCGCTCTGTAAGCGTCGTCTTACCCGAGTCGATATGGGCACTGATTCCAATATTTCGTACTTTTGACAGATCCTTTATCTTCATTACCAGTTCCTCAATTACTGTCAGCCTCAAACAGCCTAACACCATGCGGGACAACAATCCCGCACAACAAACCAAGAAAACCAGGACTCCCTGAAATCCAGGCCCGACCCACCTGAAGCGACCGGCCCGACAATACCGGGTTCCTGATTTTTGATTTCCTGATAAACCGTGAGCAGATAAATAAAAAAGGAGTTACAGTGAGCTCTGCAACTCCTTTTATGCGTTAAGATGGTGCCGAGACCAGGATTCGAACCAGGGACACACGGATTTTCAGTCCGTTGCTCTACCTACTGAGCTATCTCGGCGCCTGAGCTTAAATCGGAATTGTATACCAAACTACAGCATACTTTGTCAATATTTTTTTCACGTTTTTTTCTTCGTGAGAAGCTCGCCCAGGTCGATATCAAAATCATCCAGGGCAGTGCCGGTTTTCACCGCCGGCCCGGAAAACATGCCTCCGGCCTGGTCGGCGGGCGGCGGTGGCGGCGCGCCCAGCTCCAGGTCATCGACCTGCAGATCCTCGAGATTTCCACCACCCCCGGTCCCGGGAGCAATGGTCTCTCCGGCCTCTGTTCCGACCGTGTCGTCCAGGACCAGAGCTTCACCGGTCAGGGCTTCTTCCCCTTCTTCCCCGGCCGGAGGCGCCAGGTCGGAGAGATCAAGCCCACTGAAATCCAGCGACGGTGCTTCATCGGCATCCTCGACCGAAACCTCCTCGTCCAGGGAGAGCTCCATTTCCGCACCATGTTCTACCGTAAATTCTTCCTCAAGATCAAGGGAAATTTCACCAAAAAGCCCCTCGCCGATCTCGCCGTCCGGCTGCAGATCCTCTTCGCTCTCTTCCATGGAGAAGACGATCTCCGTATCTTCGTCGTTGCCCGCCCCCAGCTCCTCCTCCGCGTCGTCCAGGACAAAATCAATATCCTCGGCCGAGTCGCCAAAAAGCAGCTCGTCCTGCCCGGCAACTTCTACCTCCCCGGGAGTCTCCATCGACTCCTCGAAATCGGTCCGTAAAAAGAGAGGGG encodes:
- the fusA gene encoding elongation factor G, with the protein product MKIKDLSKVRNIGISAHIDSGKTTLTERILYYTRRIHAIHEVRGKDGVGATMDSMELEKERGITIQSAATFCSWKDHHINIIDTPGHVDFTIEVERALRVLDGAILILCSVGGVQSQSITVNRQMTRYKVPRIAFINKCDRTGANPYRVTQQLRDKLDLNAIMIQLPIGLESELEGVVDLVSMKAVYFDGEQGDDVRYEEIPDHLKEEAAEKREELLDNVSMFSDELMEAILEEREPTEEMIHDAIRKGVLSLELTPVMIGSAYKNKGVQPLLDAVNAYLPCPTEVENTALDLDRDEAEVTVSNDPHDPLVALAFKLEDGRYGQLTYIRTYQGTINKGDTIINTRTGKKTKVGRLVRMHADQMEEIEGTSAGDIVALFGVDCASGDTFCSEDINWSMSSMHVPNPVISLAITPVDNKAQANLSKALNRFCKEDPTFRSFVDHETGETIISGMGELHLEVYIERMKREYKAEVEVGAPRVAYREAITQRADFDYTHKKQTGGSGQFGRVAGYMEPLEEGEYEFVDEIVGGVIPREYIPSCDKGFQASMEKGPLTGSPITGIRVVINDGSFHSVDSSDMAFQQAAKGAFKQGFQKAGPIIMEPIMKVAVEGPSEFQGAVMGSLNQRRGVIVGTFEEGNYTVVEAEVPLSEMFGYSTTLRSLTQGKAEFTMEFDSYKQVPKSVADELVKKYEEERKNN